A region from the Geobacillus vulcani PSS1 genome encodes:
- the prfA gene encoding peptide chain release factor 1, producing MFDRLEAVEQRYEKLNELLMDPDVINDPKKLRDYSKEQADLEETVQTYREYKSVREQLAEAKAMLEEKLEPELREMVKEEISELEEREEALVEKLKVLLLPKDPNDEKNVIMEIRAAAGGEEAALFAGDLYRMYTRYAESQGWKTEVIEASPTGLGGYKEIIFMINGKGAYSKLKFENGAHRVQRVPETESGGRIHTSTATVACLPEMEEIEVEINEKDIRVDTFASSGPGGQSVNTTMSAVRLTHIPTGIVVTCQDEKSQIKNKEKAMKVLRARIYDKYQQEARAEYDQTRKQAVGTGDRSERIRTYNFPQNRVTDHRIGLTIQKLDQVLDGHLDEIIEALILDDQAKKLEQANDAS from the coding sequence GTGTTTGATCGGTTGGAAGCTGTAGAGCAACGGTATGAAAAGCTCAATGAACTGTTGATGGACCCCGACGTCATCAACGATCCGAAAAAGTTGCGCGATTATTCGAAAGAGCAGGCGGATTTGGAAGAAACGGTGCAAACATATCGCGAATACAAATCCGTTCGCGAGCAGTTGGCTGAAGCGAAAGCGATGCTCGAAGAAAAGCTGGAACCCGAGCTGCGCGAGATGGTGAAAGAGGAGATCAGCGAGCTGGAAGAACGGGAAGAGGCGCTCGTTGAAAAGCTGAAAGTGTTGCTTTTGCCGAAAGACCCGAACGATGAGAAAAACGTCATCATGGAAATCCGCGCGGCCGCCGGTGGCGAAGAGGCGGCGCTGTTTGCCGGCGACTTGTACCGGATGTATACGCGCTATGCGGAATCGCAAGGGTGGAAGACGGAAGTGATCGAAGCGAGCCCGACCGGCCTCGGCGGCTATAAAGAAATCATTTTTATGATCAACGGCAAAGGGGCGTATTCAAAGCTGAAGTTTGAAAACGGCGCGCACCGCGTCCAGCGCGTCCCGGAAACAGAGTCAGGCGGGCGCATCCATACGTCGACGGCGACGGTCGCCTGCCTGCCGGAGATGGAAGAAATCGAAGTCGAAATCAATGAAAAAGACATTCGCGTCGACACGTTCGCCTCCAGCGGACCGGGTGGGCAAAGCGTCAACACGACGATGTCGGCCGTGCGCCTCACCCATATTCCGACCGGCATTGTCGTCACGTGCCAAGACGAAAAATCGCAAATCAAAAACAAAGAAAAAGCGATGAAAGTATTGCGCGCCCGCATTTACGACAAATACCAGCAAGAAGCGCGCGCTGAATACGACCAAACGCGCAAGCAAGCGGTCGGCACCGGCGATCGTTCTGAACGCATTCGCACGTACAACTTCCCGCAAAACCGCGTCACCGACCACCGCATCGGACTGACGATCCAAAAGCTCGATCAAGTGCTCGATGGGCATTTGGATGAAATCATCGAGGCGCTCATTTTGGACGACCAAGCGAAAAAATTGGAGCAAGCAAACGATGCGTCGTAA
- the prmC gene encoding peptide chain release factor N(5)-glutamine methyltransferase produces the protein MRRNVHEVLAWASSFLRAHGKEERAAEWLLCHHLRTDRAGLFARWREPVEEAVYERFAADVRRHAVDHVPIQYLIGYESFYGRLFLVNRHVLIPRPETEELVLGVLKRVPRLFAGRKRIDVVDVGTGSGAIAVTLALENKALSVTATDISEAALAVARENARRLGANVSFLCGDLLQPIIAMGRTVDVVVSNPPYIPETDAAMLSPVVRDYEPHTALFGGRDGLDFYRRFARELPLVLGEPALAAFEVGAGQGEAVAELLAATFPESEVEVDFDLNGKDRMVYMTRPRNGKKC, from the coding sequence ATGCGTCGTAACGTACATGAAGTCCTCGCCTGGGCTTCTTCTTTTTTGCGCGCCCACGGAAAAGAGGAGCGGGCGGCGGAGTGGTTATTGTGCCACCATTTGCGCACCGATCGGGCCGGGCTGTTCGCCCGTTGGCGCGAGCCGGTCGAGGAAGCGGTGTACGAACGGTTCGCGGCCGATGTGCGCCGCCATGCGGTGGACCATGTGCCGATTCAATATTTGATCGGCTATGAATCGTTTTACGGCCGGTTGTTCCTTGTCAATCGCCATGTGTTAATCCCGCGCCCGGAAACGGAAGAACTGGTGCTTGGCGTCCTAAAGCGGGTGCCGCGCCTATTTGCCGGTCGGAAGCGGATCGATGTCGTTGACGTCGGCACTGGCAGCGGGGCGATCGCCGTGACATTGGCGCTGGAGAACAAAGCGTTGTCGGTGACCGCAACCGATATTTCCGAAGCGGCGCTCGCGGTCGCTCGTGAAAACGCCCGGCGGCTTGGGGCGAACGTTTCATTTTTGTGCGGCGACTTGTTGCAGCCGATCATTGCCATGGGGCGGACGGTCGATGTCGTCGTTTCCAATCCGCCTTACATTCCAGAGACGGACGCCGCTATGCTTTCCCCGGTGGTGAGAGACTACGAACCGCACACGGCCCTTTTCGGCGGCCGCGATGGGCTCGATTTTTACCGCCGCTTCGCCCGCGAACTGCCGCTTGTGCTCGGCGAGCCGGCGCTTGCCGCTTTTGAAGTCGGCGCCGGGCAGGGAGAGGCGGTCGCAGAGCTCTTGGCCGCAACGTTTCCAGAATCCGAAGTGGAAGTCGATTTTGACCTCAACGGCAAAGACCGGATGGTGTACATGACGCGGCCGAGAAACGGGAAAAAGTGTTAG
- the spoIIR gene encoding stage II sporulation protein R has product MMTIKGNVIAICLYIILLTTGVLVELYGHKTDAGANAAVAIPDEAIRLRILANSDAAEDQQLKRKVRDAVNAQINGWVAELTSFEEAKRVIRSHLPDIEQTVARVLRNEQSDQTYKVEFGPVHFPTKVYGNYVYPAGTYEAVLITLGEGKGANWWCVLFPPLCFLDFSNSDAVMMAANQSSAGTNEPASAESVRSMEDGAKQNSEPTEAEAEAMRSGERAIEPDETKEERAAMEGTEDRAASSAHAEGEKDKEHADDQESSFVVMAEQPVEVKFFFKEWLSHLIP; this is encoded by the coding sequence ATGATGACCATCAAAGGAAATGTGATTGCGATATGTTTATATATCATTCTATTAACGACAGGCGTACTCGTCGAGCTGTACGGCCACAAGACGGACGCCGGGGCGAACGCGGCGGTCGCCATTCCTGATGAGGCGATACGCCTGCGCATTTTAGCTAACAGCGACGCTGCTGAAGACCAACAATTGAAGCGAAAAGTGCGTGATGCGGTCAATGCGCAAATCAACGGCTGGGTGGCCGAACTCACTTCGTTTGAGGAAGCAAAGCGCGTCATCCGCTCTCACCTACCGGACATTGAGCAGACGGTCGCCCGCGTGTTGCGCAATGAACAAAGCGACCAAACATATAAAGTGGAGTTTGGCCCGGTTCATTTTCCGACAAAAGTGTACGGCAACTACGTGTATCCGGCTGGCACCTATGAGGCTGTGCTCATTACGCTTGGAGAAGGAAAAGGAGCAAACTGGTGGTGCGTCTTGTTCCCGCCGCTTTGTTTTCTCGATTTTTCCAACAGCGATGCCGTAATGATGGCGGCGAATCAATCGTCTGCAGGAACGAATGAACCGGCGTCGGCTGAGAGCGTCCGGTCAATGGAGGACGGGGCGAAGCAAAACAGCGAGCCAACTGAAGCGGAAGCTGAGGCGATGCGAAGCGGTGAGCGGGCCATTGAGCCGGATGAAACGAAAGAGGAGAGGGCTGCAATGGAGGGAACCGAAGATCGCGCCGCTTCTTCCGCCCATGCGGAGGGCGAGAAGGACAAAGAGCACGCTGATGATCAGGAATCGTCCTTCGTCGTCATGGCTGAGCAGCCGGTGGAAGTAAAATTTTTCTTCAAAGAGTGGCTCAGCCATCTTATTCCATGA
- a CDS encoding L-threonylcarbamoyladenylate synthase, producing MIEKVNRLKTHVWIVDNIVDKRQVYPQIREAVEWLRVGEVIAFPTETVYGLGADAANTTAVEKIFAAKGRPSDNPLIVHVASMAQAEAVAASIPPMAKMLMERFWPGPLTLVLPKRSGAVSERVTAGLPTVAVRMPDHPLALALIEASGLALAAPSANRSGRPSPTTAAHVLADLDGRIAGVIDGGPTGVGVESTVLDCSGDVPTILRPGGVTKEALIEVIGRVEEAAAVSDEAAPKAPGMKYTHYAPKAPLWIVAGPPAFLQRLVDESRAEGKTVGVLTTEENRNEYAADVVLPCGTRRALETVASRLYDTLRRFDETNVDLIYSEAFPEEGIGAAIMNRLRKAAGGRIIHESAK from the coding sequence ATGATAGAGAAGGTGAACCGATTGAAAACACACGTTTGGATTGTGGATAATATTGTTGATAAACGGCAAGTTTATCCACAAATAAGAGAGGCGGTGGAATGGCTGCGGGTCGGGGAAGTCATCGCATTCCCGACGGAAACGGTGTACGGGTTGGGGGCCGATGCGGCCAATACAACTGCGGTGGAAAAAATTTTCGCCGCCAAAGGGCGGCCTAGCGACAATCCGCTCATTGTTCATGTCGCCAGCATGGCCCAAGCGGAGGCGGTGGCCGCCTCGATCCCACCGATGGCAAAAATGTTAATGGAGCGGTTTTGGCCCGGGCCGCTCACGTTAGTATTGCCAAAACGGTCTGGAGCGGTGTCTGAACGGGTGACGGCCGGGCTGCCGACGGTGGCGGTGCGTATGCCGGATCACCCGCTGGCGCTGGCGTTGATTGAGGCGAGCGGCTTAGCGTTGGCCGCCCCGAGCGCGAACCGGTCAGGAAGACCGAGTCCGACGACGGCGGCGCACGTGCTCGCCGATTTAGATGGGCGGATCGCTGGGGTGATCGACGGAGGGCCGACCGGCGTGGGCGTCGAATCGACGGTGCTCGATTGCAGTGGGGACGTGCCGACGATTTTGCGTCCTGGAGGAGTGACGAAAGAGGCGCTTATTGAAGTGATCGGCCGCGTTGAAGAAGCCGCTGCTGTGAGCGACGAGGCGGCGCCGAAAGCGCCGGGGATGAAATATACGCATTATGCGCCGAAAGCGCCGCTTTGGATCGTCGCTGGTCCGCCCGCGTTTTTGCAGCGGCTTGTCGATGAAAGCCGGGCGGAAGGGAAAACGGTCGGCGTGCTGACGACCGAGGAAAACCGGAATGAGTATGCGGCCGATGTCGTGCTGCCCTGTGGAACGCGCCGGGCGCTTGAGACGGTCGCGAGCCGGTTGTACGACACGCTGCGCCGATTTGATGAAACGAACGTTGATCTCATTTACAGCGAGGCGTTTCCGGAAGAAGGCATCGGCGCCGCGATCATGAACCGGCTCCGCAAAGCAGCCGGCGGGCGCATCATTCACGAATCGGCGAAATGA
- a CDS encoding manganese efflux pump MntP — protein sequence MGAFIGEIIALSMMALALGMDAFSVALGMGLLRLRLRQIFYIGLTIGLFHIFMPLVGMAVGRVLSREFGGIATYVGGLLLLWLGGQMIIASFRRDDGSPLFPRGVGLLFFAFSVSLDSFSVGLSLGIFGARTMVTILLFGLFSMVLTWVGLFVGRHFQQWLGSYSEALGGSILLAFGLKLLFL from the coding sequence ATGGGCGCATTCATCGGCGAAATCATCGCGCTGTCAATGATGGCTCTGGCGCTGGGCATGGACGCATTTTCGGTCGCTTTAGGGATGGGGCTGTTGCGCCTTCGGTTGCGGCAAATCTTTTACATTGGATTGACGATCGGTTTGTTCCATATTTTCATGCCGCTTGTCGGCATGGCCGTCGGCCGCGTTTTGTCGCGTGAATTTGGAGGCATCGCAACATACGTCGGTGGGCTGTTGCTGCTATGGCTTGGCGGGCAAATGATCATCGCTTCGTTTCGGAGGGACGATGGCTCGCCGCTGTTTCCGCGTGGGGTGGGGCTGCTTTTTTTTGCTTTCAGCGTCAGTCTAGACAGCTTTTCCGTCGGGCTGAGCCTCGGCATTTTCGGAGCGCGGACGATGGTGACGATTTTGCTGTTCGGTCTGTTCAGCATGGTGCTGACATGGGTCGGCCTCTTTGTCGGCCGTCATTTTCAGCAATGGCTCGGTTCTTACAGCGAAGCGCTCGGCGGCAGCATTTTGCTGGCGTTCGGGCTCAAGTTGCTTTTTCTATAA
- a CDS encoding low molecular weight protein arginine phosphatase translates to MSYRILFVCTGNTCRSPMAAALLENKQLPGVEVKSAGVFAAEGSEASVHAKTVLKEKGIEAVHRSSQLKKEHIDWATHVLAMTSGHKEMIVERFPEAKDKTFTLKQFVSGTDGDIADPFGGPVEAYRAARDELEKLIDRLAEKLQTEQ, encoded by the coding sequence ATGTCATACCGCATTTTGTTCGTTTGCACGGGCAATACGTGCCGGAGCCCCATGGCCGCTGCGTTGCTGGAGAATAAGCAGCTGCCCGGCGTCGAGGTGAAATCGGCCGGCGTGTTTGCAGCGGAAGGAAGCGAGGCGTCGGTTCACGCCAAGACGGTGTTGAAGGAAAAGGGAATCGAAGCGGTTCACCGCTCCTCACAGCTGAAAAAAGAGCATATCGACTGGGCGACGCACGTGCTGGCGATGACATCCGGTCATAAAGAAATGATCGTCGAGCGTTTTCCAGAGGCCAAGGATAAAACATTTACGTTGAAGCAGTTCGTTTCAGGAACAGACGGCGATATCGCCGATCCGTTCGGCGGTCCGGTTGAAGCGTACCGGGCGGCGCGCGATGAGCTGGAGAAGCTCATTGACCGCTTGGCGGAAAAGTTGCAAACAGAACAATGA
- a CDS encoding methyl-accepting chemotaxis protein, which produces MGGTSRRFGLRLKLVVFTTTLALITYSTSAFFLYVLYDQWFASWNKSVFTMIVLLLGIFWSGVLAYLAAGWIIRPLQRLEEAAAKATEGHIDEDVPLPSSNDEIRSLAVAFNRMLGHLRAVVANVEESVARTTEKTAEMRQASETASNRARDMATTIDDISKGAVSSAEAIQEAAAAVEDVLAIAVKVKETAERAEQSVYGMAETLKASRDVTYSLVSGIDQLADDQERSRSAVKQLEEHANQIGNITLLVADIAEQTNLLALNASIEAARAGEYGRGFAVVAEEVRKLADESAKAVKKIAGLVGDIQNEVARVVAQMDKQVAAANAEAAKGERTNEAIAAMAASADEVIRAVHDIVGLAKRQMEHMERAAAQTQEVAAIAEQTSAGALEVAAAMEEQAASIHDVHKLAGELVEQAEQLRAAVDQFRSR; this is translated from the coding sequence ATGGGGGGGACAAGTCGTCGGTTTGGTTTGCGCCTGAAGCTTGTCGTCTTTACGACAACGTTGGCGCTGATCACGTATTCAACGAGCGCCTTTTTCTTGTACGTTTTGTATGATCAATGGTTCGCCTCATGGAACAAAAGCGTGTTCACGATGATCGTGTTGCTCCTTGGCATCTTTTGGTCCGGAGTGCTTGCCTATTTGGCCGCTGGCTGGATAATAAGACCTCTGCAACGGCTCGAGGAAGCGGCGGCAAAGGCGACAGAAGGGCATATTGATGAGGATGTTCCGTTGCCCTCTTCCAATGACGAAATTCGCTCGCTCGCTGTCGCGTTCAACCGGATGCTCGGTCATTTGCGCGCGGTCGTCGCCAATGTGGAAGAGAGCGTAGCGCGCACGACTGAAAAGACGGCGGAAATGAGGCAGGCTTCCGAAACAGCATCAAACCGCGCACGTGATATGGCAACGACCATTGACGACATTTCCAAAGGGGCGGTGTCTTCGGCCGAGGCGATCCAAGAAGCGGCTGCTGCGGTCGAGGATGTGCTCGCCATCGCAGTAAAAGTCAAAGAAACAGCCGAGCGGGCGGAACAGTCGGTATATGGGATGGCGGAAACACTGAAGGCAAGCCGCGATGTCACCTATTCGCTTGTCAGCGGCATCGATCAGCTGGCTGACGATCAAGAACGGTCGCGGTCGGCTGTCAAGCAGCTCGAAGAACATGCCAATCAAATCGGCAACATTACGCTGCTTGTCGCTGACATTGCTGAACAGACGAATTTGCTGGCGCTTAATGCTTCCATTGAGGCAGCCCGCGCCGGCGAGTATGGCCGGGGGTTTGCCGTCGTCGCCGAGGAAGTGCGCAAGCTGGCTGATGAGAGCGCCAAGGCGGTCAAGAAAATCGCGGGACTGGTTGGTGACATTCAAAACGAAGTCGCCCGCGTGGTGGCGCAAATGGACAAGCAGGTGGCCGCTGCAAACGCCGAGGCGGCGAAAGGAGAGCGCACGAATGAGGCCATCGCAGCCATGGCGGCCTCGGCCGATGAAGTGATCCGCGCCGTCCATGACATCGTTGGGTTGGCCAAGCGCCAAATGGAGCATATGGAGCGAGCCGCGGCCCAGACGCAAGAAGTGGCAGCGATCGCCGAGCAGACGTCCGCCGGCGCGCTCGAAGTGGCGGCGGCGATGGAGGAGCAGGCCGCATCGATCCATGACGTGCATAAACTGGCTGGCGAGTTGGTTGAACAAGCCGAACAATTGCGGGCGGCTGTCGACCAGTTCCGCTCTCGTTGA
- the rpiB gene encoding ribose 5-phosphate isomerase B, with product MKVAIASDHGGIRIREEIKALLDEMGIEYTDFGCDCETSVDYPDYALPVAEKVARGEFDRGILICGTGIGMTIAANKVKGVRCALCHDVYSAKLTRMHNDSNILAMGERVIGPGLAREIAKAWLETEFEGGRHARRIGKIADYENKHL from the coding sequence ATGAAGGTCGCCATTGCTTCTGACCATGGTGGAATTCGCATTCGTGAGGAAATTAAAGCACTGTTGGATGAAATGGGAATTGAGTACACCGATTTTGGCTGCGATTGTGAAACATCGGTCGATTATCCGGATTACGCGCTTCCGGTCGCGGAAAAAGTGGCGCGCGGCGAATTTGACCGCGGCATTTTGATCTGCGGCACCGGCATCGGCATGACGATCGCCGCCAACAAAGTGAAAGGGGTTCGTTGCGCCCTTTGCCACGACGTCTACAGCGCCAAGCTGACGCGCATGCATAATGACAGCAACATTCTCGCGATGGGCGAGCGCGTCATCGGCCCTGGATTGGCGCGCGAAATCGCCAAGGCATGGCTGGAGACCGAATTTGAAGGTGGGCGCCACGCGCGGCGGATCGGCAAAATCGCCGACTATGAAAACAAGCATTTGTAA
- a CDS encoding TIGR01440 family protein, giving the protein MDARWTEWRQQWQAILREFRQQAPLGRGDVVVIGCSTSEVLGERIGTAGSMDVAAMLFAELDEWRRETGIALAFQCCEHLNRALVVERETAKAHGLEIVSVVPVPKAGGSLAAYAYRKLDDPVVVEAIRADAGIDIGHTLIGMHLKPVAVPVRVSVKHIGSACVTLAKTRPKLIGGARAVYSLENPNDSCSF; this is encoded by the coding sequence ATGGACGCACGATGGACTGAATGGCGGCAACAATGGCAAGCTATCTTGCGTGAATTTCGCCAGCAGGCGCCGCTTGGCCGCGGCGATGTCGTTGTGATCGGCTGCAGCACGAGCGAGGTGCTTGGCGAGCGGATCGGCACGGCGGGATCGATGGACGTGGCCGCCATGCTGTTTGCTGAGCTTGATGAGTGGCGGCGCGAAACCGGCATTGCGCTCGCGTTTCAATGTTGCGAACATTTAAACCGCGCGCTTGTCGTTGAACGGGAAACCGCTAAAGCTCACGGGCTGGAGATCGTTTCTGTCGTTCCGGTGCCGAAAGCGGGCGGGTCGCTGGCCGCCTATGCCTATCGAAAGCTCGATGACCCGGTTGTCGTCGAGGCGATTCGCGCTGATGCCGGCATTGACATTGGCCATACGCTCATCGGCATGCATTTGAAGCCGGTCGCCGTTCCGGTGCGCGTTTCCGTGAAGCATATTGGGTCCGCATGCGTAACGCTGGCGAAAACGCGGCCGAAGCTGATCGGCGGCGCCCGCGCGGTCTACTCGTTGGAAAATCCGAATGATTCCTGTTCTTTCTAG
- the glyA gene encoding serine hydroxymethyltransferase, with translation MNYLPQQDPQVFAAIEQERKRQHAKIELIASENFVSRAVMEAQGSVLTNKYAEGYPGRRYYGGCEYVDIVEELARERAKQLFGAEHANVQPHSGAQANMAVYFTVLEHGDTVLGMNLSHGGHLTHGSPVNFSGIQYHFVEYGVDPETHVIDYDDVREKARLHRPKLIVAGASAYPRIIDFAKFREIADEVGAYLMVDMAHIAGLVAAGVHPNPVPYAHFVTTTTHKTLRGPRGGMILCQEQFAKQIDKAIFPGIQGGPLMHVIAAKAVALGEALQDDFKIYAKRVVENAKRLAAALQNEGFTLISGGTDNHLLLVDLRPQQLTGKTAEKVLDEVGITVNKNTIPYDPESPFVTSGIRIGTAAVTTRGFGLEEMDEIAAIIGLVLKNKDNEQALEEARQRVAALTEKFPLYQD, from the coding sequence ATGAATTACTTGCCACAACAAGATCCGCAAGTGTTCGCCGCCATTGAACAAGAGCGGAAACGGCAGCATGCGAAAATTGAGCTGATCGCTTCGGAAAACTTCGTCAGCCGCGCGGTCATGGAAGCGCAAGGGTCGGTGCTGACGAACAAATACGCCGAAGGCTATCCGGGCCGCCGCTACTACGGCGGTTGTGAATATGTCGACATCGTCGAAGAGTTGGCGCGCGAGCGGGCGAAGCAATTGTTCGGAGCGGAGCATGCGAACGTCCAGCCGCACTCGGGGGCGCAGGCGAACATGGCCGTTTATTTCACCGTTCTTGAGCACGGCGATACAGTGCTTGGCATGAACTTGTCGCACGGCGGCCATTTGACGCACGGCAGCCCAGTCAATTTCAGCGGCATTCAGTACCATTTTGTCGAATACGGCGTCGATCCGGAAACGCATGTTATTGACTATGACGACGTGCGCGAAAAAGCGCGCCTTCACCGGCCGAAGCTGATCGTTGCCGGCGCGAGCGCCTATCCGCGCATCATCGACTTCGCTAAGTTCCGCGAGATTGCCGATGAAGTCGGCGCCTATTTAATGGTTGACATGGCCCATATTGCCGGTCTTGTTGCGGCAGGTGTTCATCCGAATCCGGTTCCGTACGCCCATTTCGTTACGACGACGACGCACAAAACGCTGCGCGGCCCGCGCGGCGGGATGATTTTATGCCAGGAGCAGTTCGCCAAACAAATTGACAAAGCCATTTTCCCTGGCATTCAAGGCGGCCCGCTCATGCATGTCATTGCCGCCAAAGCTGTTGCGCTCGGCGAAGCGCTGCAAGACGACTTTAAAATCTACGCGAAGCGCGTCGTGGAGAATGCCAAACGGCTCGCGGCCGCCTTGCAAAACGAAGGATTCACCCTCATTTCCGGCGGCACGGACAACCATTTGCTGCTTGTCGATTTGCGACCGCAGCAGCTGACAGGGAAAACGGCGGAGAAAGTGCTCGATGAGGTCGGGATTACGGTCAATAAAAACACGATTCCGTACGATCCAGAAAGCCCGTTTGTTACAAGCGGCATCCGCATCGGCACGGCCGCGGTCACGACGCGCGGCTTCGGCTTGGAAGAGATGGACGAAATTGCCGCCATTATCGGTCTCGTGCTGAAAAACAAAGACAACGAACAGGCGTTGGAAGAAGCGCGTCAACGCGTCGCCGCTTTGACGGAAAAGTTCCCGCTCTATCAAGACTAA
- the upp gene encoding uracil phosphoribosyltransferase, giving the protein MGKVYVFDHPLIQHKLTYIRDKNTGTKEFRELVDEVATLMAFEITRDLPLEEVEIETPVSKAKAKVIAGKKLGVIPILRAGIGMVDGILKLIPAAKVGHIGLYRDPQTLKPVEYYVKLPSDVEERDFIIVDPMLATGGSAVAAIDALKKRGAKSIKFMCLIAAPEGVKAVETAHPDVDIYIAALDERLNDHGYIVPGLGDAGDRLFGTK; this is encoded by the coding sequence ATGGGAAAAGTGTATGTCTTTGATCATCCGCTCATCCAACATAAATTGACCTACATTCGCGACAAGAATACGGGCACGAAAGAATTTCGCGAGCTTGTCGACGAAGTGGCAACGTTGATGGCGTTTGAAATTACGCGCGACCTTCCGCTTGAGGAAGTCGAAATCGAAACTCCCGTCAGCAAAGCCAAAGCGAAAGTGATCGCCGGCAAAAAGCTTGGCGTCATTCCGATTTTGCGCGCCGGCATCGGCATGGTTGACGGCATCCTGAAGCTCATCCCGGCGGCGAAAGTCGGCCATATCGGCTTGTACCGCGATCCCCAAACATTAAAGCCGGTCGAATATTACGTCAAGCTGCCGAGCGATGTCGAAGAACGCGATTTTATCATCGTCGATCCGATGCTCGCAACCGGCGGATCAGCGGTGGCGGCGATCGATGCGCTGAAAAAGCGGGGGGCGAAAAGCATTAAATTTATGTGCCTGATCGCGGCGCCGGAAGGAGTCAAAGCGGTGGAAACGGCCCACCCGGATGTGGACATTTACATCGCTGCCCTTGATGAGCGGTTGAACGACCACGGTTATATTGTCCCTGGTCTCGGCGACGCCGGCGACCGGCTGTTTGGCACAAAATAA
- a CDS encoding AtpZ/AtpI family protein encodes MSPKQRHPFQAMALMSAIVSQLVGSILVGVFGGRWIDDRFGTEPIFLIVGLLLGLAAGVYAMLRLIRQYFSEE; translated from the coding sequence ATGTCCCCAAAGCAGCGCCACCCGTTTCAAGCCATGGCGTTGATGTCCGCCATCGTCTCCCAACTTGTCGGTTCGATTTTGGTCGGCGTTTTCGGCGGGAGATGGATCGATGATCGATTTGGCACCGAGCCGATCTTTTTGATCGTCGGACTTTTGCTTGGACTGGCGGCCGGCGTGTACGCCATGTTGCGCTTGATCCGCCAATATTTCTCTGAGGAGTAA
- a CDS encoding ATP synthase subunit I: protein MGNLQAMFWRQVRYILYLLAIYTLGFGFTPYKTVFLSLILGTSISLLMVWNLTWKIEKFGQAVAARKKVRTLGTLSRLALAALAAVIVLTYPQHFHIVPTVLGLMTSYIVIIIDFFFHKWKNDKLQV from the coding sequence ATGGGAAATCTTCAAGCGATGTTTTGGCGGCAAGTGAGGTACATATTGTATTTGCTCGCCATCTATACGCTCGGCTTTGGGTTTACGCCATATAAAACCGTTTTTCTCAGTCTGATTCTTGGCACATCGATCAGCCTCCTCATGGTTTGGAACTTAACTTGGAAAATCGAAAAATTCGGACAAGCAGTGGCGGCGCGCAAAAAAGTGCGTACATTGGGCACCTTGTCGCGTTTGGCGCTTGCTGCGTTGGCTGCTGTCATTGTTCTGACGTATCCGCAACATTTTCATATCGTGCCAACCGTTTTGGGATTAATGACATCCTACATTGTCATTATAATAGATTTCTTCTTTCACAAATGGAAAAACGATAAGCTGCAGGTATGA
- the atpB gene encoding F0F1 ATP synthase subunit A, whose product MEHKAPLVEFLGLTFNLSDMLMITITSLIVFIIAVAATRSLQLRPTGMQNFMEWVFDFVRGIINSTMDWQTGGRFLTLGVTLIMYVFVANMLGLPFSVHVNGELWWKSPTADATVTLTLAVMVVALTHYYGVKMKGASEYLRDYTRPVAWLFPLKIIEEFANTLTLGLRLFGNIYAGEILLGLLASLGTHYGVLGAVGAAIPMMVWQAFSIFVGCIQAFIFTMLTMVYMAHKVSHDH is encoded by the coding sequence ATGGAGCATAAAGCGCCGCTTGTTGAATTTTTAGGCCTTACTTTTAATTTATCTGATATGTTGATGATTACGATCACGAGCTTGATTGTGTTCATCATTGCTGTTGCGGCTACTCGCTCGCTTCAGTTGCGCCCGACGGGAATGCAAAACTTTATGGAGTGGGTCTTTGACTTTGTCAGAGGCATCATCAACAGCACGATGGATTGGCAAACGGGCGGCCGCTTTTTGACGCTGGGCGTCACGCTCATCATGTATGTGTTTGTGGCCAATATGCTTGGACTGCCGTTTTCCGTCCATGTCAATGGTGAACTTTGGTGGAAATCGCCGACCGCGGATGCGACCGTTACGTTGACGCTGGCGGTGATGGTCGTCGCCCTCACCCACTACTATGGCGTCAAAATGAAAGGGGCGTCCGAATATTTGCGCGATTACACCCGTCCAGTCGCCTGGTTGTTCCCGCTTAAAATCATCGAAGAGTTTGCCAACACGCTGACGCTCGGTTTGCGTCTTTTCGGGAACATTTACGCCGGGGAAATTTTGCTTGGTTTGCTCGCTAGCCTTGGCACGCATTACGGTGTGCTTGGCGCTGTGGGCGCAGCCATCCCGATGATGGTGTGGCAAGCGTTCAGCATTTTTGTTGGCTGTATTCAGGCGTTCATTTTTACGATGCTAACAATGGTTTATATGGCTCATAAGGTCAGTCATGACCATTGA